A genomic stretch from Eptesicus fuscus isolate TK198812 chromosome 15, DD_ASM_mEF_20220401, whole genome shotgun sequence includes:
- the TOMM5 gene encoding mitochondrial import receptor subunit TOM5 homolog, which produces MFRIEGLAPKLDPEEMKRKMREDVISSIRNFLIYVALLRVTPFILKKLDSI; this is translated from the exons ATGTTCCGTATCGAGGGCCTCGCGCCGAAGCTGGACCCCGAGGAGATGAAACGGAAGATGCGCGAGGATGTGATCTCCTCCATACGGAACTTCCTCATCTATGTGGCCCTGCTGCGAGTCA ctccTTTTATCTTAAAGAAATTGGACAGCATATAA